From the genome of Verrucomicrobiota bacterium, one region includes:
- a CDS encoding oligosaccharide repeat unit polymerase has product MDNILEIEVYGYWIIALSLSPALVDFIRYRRIIFDNPIHIPFALLALFMGFRLVFLSSPESWGLFQNLTGEVDPLATFQKIAYYVICSMIAMLCGYQFFAHPKVNSPGISLKWSKEHGEGMARLGPFGLILFTVIFLSLGQWSTQKLQMNGYGNTSAYVYMLIFTKSGILTLITVYIVGRIPYKFRSSIFNPTYFILLIAFAIYLYTSFSTQGRFQLVAPLVAFGILLLRFNPTSKKLQSVLILSFLFGLFLFNLAGAMRVAYDEENKGNELNFSNIYRYYTERLSASEDFNGVEGMAMNMKYFNDEEGYLWGKSYAAVLWHWWPRSFVEQYLGIKKPLTVGIHLKGIFLADSNRLSENINRESGTLGFSPTFLGQNYENFGFVGGVICAFIQGVGLALLYNWVTRRYFSINVQTLYACFLAAMPGLARGGTVAIDGANAFMGYLPVLLVIIIYRAPGAKWFPQGDRSKITSLENPDAGFAPSFPPFAPANEDQEVPQPTGPVSHVRNISYPKRTMNPPTPNKATQE; this is encoded by the coding sequence ATGGATAATATATTAGAAATTGAAGTGTATGGTTATTGGATTATTGCCCTCTCATTGAGCCCGGCATTAGTTGATTTTATCCGTTACCGTAGAATTATTTTTGACAATCCGATTCATATTCCTTTTGCCCTCTTAGCCCTTTTTATGGGATTCCGATTGGTTTTCCTGAGTAGTCCTGAGTCTTGGGGACTTTTTCAGAATTTAACGGGGGAAGTGGATCCTTTAGCTACTTTCCAGAAGATTGCTTATTATGTGATTTGCTCAATGATCGCTATGTTATGCGGTTATCAGTTTTTTGCCCATCCAAAAGTAAATTCTCCAGGTATCTCACTTAAGTGGTCGAAAGAACATGGGGAAGGAATGGCACGCCTTGGGCCTTTCGGACTTATACTTTTTACCGTGATATTTCTTTCTTTAGGTCAATGGAGTACCCAAAAGTTGCAGATGAATGGGTATGGGAATACATCTGCTTATGTTTATATGTTGATTTTTACAAAATCAGGTATTTTAACGCTGATTACTGTCTATATTGTCGGACGGATTCCCTATAAGTTCAGGTCATCCATTTTTAATCCGACATATTTTATTCTTTTGATCGCCTTTGCGATTTATTTATACACAAGTTTTTCTACACAGGGGAGATTCCAATTAGTTGCTCCTTTGGTGGCGTTTGGTATTCTCCTTCTCCGCTTTAATCCTACATCAAAAAAGCTTCAATCAGTATTAATTCTTTCGTTTTTATTTGGACTTTTTCTTTTTAATCTTGCCGGTGCCATGCGCGTGGCTTATGACGAGGAAAATAAGGGGAATGAACTTAACTTTTCCAATATATATCGCTACTACACAGAGAGGTTATCAGCTTCTGAAGATTTTAATGGGGTCGAAGGAATGGCCATGAATATGAAATATTTTAATGATGAAGAGGGTTATCTGTGGGGGAAAAGTTATGCTGCTGTCCTCTGGCATTGGTGGCCGAGGAGTTTTGTTGAACAATATTTAGGGATTAAAAAGCCCCTTACGGTAGGGATACATCTTAAAGGTATTTTTTTGGCGGACTCGAATCGACTGAGTGAAAATATTAACCGCGAGAGTGGGACATTGGGTTTTTCCCCCACATTTTTAGGACAAAATTATGAGAATTTTGGTTTTGTGGGTGGGGTCATTTGCGCATTTATTCAGGGGGTAGGATTGGCCTTACTTTATAATTGGGTGACAAGAAGGTATTTCTCCATCAATGTTCAAACCCTTTATGCATGTTTTTTAGCGGCTATGCCAGGTCTCGCACGAGGAGGAACTGTCGCGATTGACGGTGCCAATGCGTTTATGGGATATTTGCCAGTGCTTCTTGTTATCATCATCTATAGGGCACCTGGGGCGAAATGGTTCCCACAGGGCGACCGTTCAAAAATAACTTCACTCGAGAATCCAGATGCAGGATTTGCTCCCTCTTTTCCTCCATTCGCACCTGCAAATGAAGATCAAGAAGTCCCGCAACCTACAGGGCCTGTTTCCCATGTGAGGAATATCAGTTATCCCAAACGGACAATGAATCCCCCGACCCCGAATAAAGCCACACAGGAGTGA
- a CDS encoding FkbM family methyltransferase → MKKLSYFLYRRLARWITCGIRLADYGVIPLDSKYQLASFQDVFCSPFYWQLSVILKRPARTVVDLGAHLGHFTIFISYLQKELFRCSPEHIYLFEANSDLISRLKKNIANHIKSSKLQIFSNAVGQRAGSVRLMVNPSNLLQTTINLNAKGKSVDYVDLDKILGTQTIDVCKCDIEGSEFDFIQTYGEILKRTRIFLVEIHTFDEKQIIPFDELLEEYGLIPVGRSICTGGNIQKIYVNDSLR, encoded by the coding sequence ATGAAAAAACTTTCATATTTTCTATATCGGCGTCTGGCACGCTGGATTACTTGTGGGATCAGGCTCGCAGACTATGGTGTGATTCCCCTAGACTCAAAATACCAGCTTGCCAGCTTTCAGGATGTATTTTGTTCACCATTTTATTGGCAATTGTCAGTGATTTTGAAACGCCCTGCTCGGACTGTCGTTGATTTGGGGGCACATCTCGGGCACTTTACGATTTTTATTTCCTATCTGCAAAAAGAATTATTCAGATGTTCTCCTGAGCACATTTATCTTTTTGAGGCTAATTCAGATTTAATTTCCAGACTGAAAAAGAACATAGCAAATCATATAAAATCAAGCAAGTTACAGATATTTTCTAATGCTGTTGGACAAAGGGCAGGATCGGTACGTCTAATGGTCAATCCCTCAAATTTATTACAAACGACCATTAATCTCAATGCTAAAGGAAAATCAGTTGATTATGTTGATTTGGATAAGATACTGGGAACACAAACGATTGATGTCTGTAAATGTGATATTGAGGGAAGTGAGTTTGATTTTATCCAGACCTATGGAGAGATATTAAAAAGAACACGCATTTTTCTAGTGGAGATTCATACATTTGATGAAAAACAAATCATTCCCTTTGATGAATTACTAGAAGAGTATGGATTAATTCCTGTTGGTAGATCAATTTGTACAGGTGGTAATATTCAGAAGATATATGTTAATGATAGCCTGAGATAG
- a CDS encoding methyltransferase domain-containing protein, producing the protein MHENSGLLFCKYVMPMITEGMKILEIGPDGFPSSYRSLVKIDNIIWDTLDIYESKNLTYSKSDFYHFDIPDNHYDMVFSAQVIEHVSEIWNWLPELARVTKKSGFVVTINPVSWPYHQAPIDCWRIYPEGMKALCKHADLTIQLSKFESLENTHFKRSIPGRSAKWQPKVLNLFFNIVGRIGFPVEKSFDTITIAVKK; encoded by the coding sequence ATGCATGAAAATAGTGGACTCTTGTTTTGTAAATATGTAATGCCAATGATCACTGAGGGTATGAAAATATTAGAAATTGGCCCTGATGGTTTTCCATCTTCATACAGGTCTCTTGTAAAGATCGATAATATCATTTGGGATACACTAGATATATATGAATCGAAAAATTTAACTTATTCAAAAAGTGATTTTTATCATTTTGATATCCCCGATAATCATTATGATATGGTTTTTTCAGCTCAGGTGATTGAGCATGTTTCAGAGATTTGGAATTGGCTACCCGAATTAGCGAGGGTTACAAAAAAGTCGGGGTTTGTGGTTACAATTAATCCAGTAAGTTGGCCATACCATCAAGCACCAATTGATTGTTGGAGGATTTATCCAGAGGGGATGAAGGCTTTATGTAAACATGCCGATCTAACTATCCAGTTATCGAAATTCGAGTCACTTGAAAATACCCATTTTAAAAGGTCAATTCCAGGGCGTTCAGCAAAGTGGCAACCAAAAGTTTTAAACTTATTTTTTAATATTGTCGGGAGAATTGGGTTTCCAGTCGAAAAGTCTTTTGATACTATCACCATAGCTGTTAAAAAATGA
- a CDS encoding O-antigen ligase family protein, translating to MSVFLSSLRLFVLILLTIFLPWAFGTVESWSIEIACCLVICLFILVVVDKSRNKNLYRLGIIKVVGLILLFYFSSYLVVSSELDIFGVNGTPMLEKAHSFLPSHLRSNQVYHEFFRYFFVMLLALSVFCADFSAKHKKIFLMAIIVNALLLVFIAILQKISGTEELLWFRPLSWRGDAITPVTFVGPFVNRNHFSAYINIIFPFIWVLWVWIQERYQLHDDRRNDVKYLTVIIGLVLSGGVFLSASRGGLLILFFELCLMFFITRKYLSGINWIFLTSVSVVFLFCFILFGGDMSARVSHSLFGDSSQRLVNDWRWLQYQDSLKMFFVYPVMGWGLGSFSIVYPFFKSPEIYLKVEYVHNDYLQFLVETGVIGLSLCLLFLTLITFKQYTLVALSHDRLQKMFVRAGMVSFLGFCIYAMIDFPFQMYGLLMSLAVIIPITFFKDKQYLEDI from the coding sequence ATGAGTGTTTTTTTATCTTCCCTCAGGCTTTTTGTTTTGATTCTCTTAACTATTTTTCTTCCCTGGGCATTTGGAACGGTAGAATCATGGTCTATTGAAATAGCGTGTTGTTTAGTAATATGCTTATTCATATTAGTAGTTGTGGACAAGAGCAGAAACAAGAATTTATATAGGCTGGGAATAATCAAAGTTGTGGGCTTGATTTTATTATTTTATTTTTCAAGTTATCTCGTTGTTTCATCAGAATTAGATATTTTTGGAGTTAATGGCACACCAATGCTTGAAAAAGCCCATTCTTTTCTGCCATCACATCTCAGGTCAAATCAGGTATATCATGAGTTTTTCAGGTATTTCTTTGTCATGTTATTGGCACTTTCAGTTTTTTGTGCAGATTTCAGTGCGAAACATAAAAAAATATTCCTGATGGCCATAATCGTGAACGCTTTATTACTTGTTTTTATCGCTATACTACAAAAGATTTCAGGAACCGAGGAGTTACTCTGGTTCCGCCCGTTGAGCTGGAGGGGGGATGCGATTACTCCTGTTACGTTTGTCGGCCCTTTTGTGAACAGGAATCATTTTTCAGCCTATATTAATATCATTTTTCCTTTTATATGGGTATTATGGGTATGGATACAGGAGCGGTATCAGCTGCATGATGATCGCAGAAATGATGTGAAATATCTTACCGTAATTATTGGTTTAGTTTTATCAGGAGGTGTATTCTTGTCGGCTAGCCGTGGGGGGTTATTAATACTATTTTTCGAATTATGTTTGATGTTTTTTATCACGAGAAAATATTTGTCTGGGATTAATTGGATATTTTTGACAAGTGTATCTGTGGTATTTTTATTCTGCTTTATATTATTTGGAGGAGATATGTCAGCCCGGGTTAGTCATTCATTATTTGGTGACTCAAGCCAAAGGTTAGTAAACGATTGGCGATGGTTACAATACCAGGATTCATTAAAAATGTTTTTTGTTTACCCCGTTATGGGCTGGGGATTAGGTAGTTTCTCCATCGTTTATCCATTTTTCAAGAGTCCAGAGATTTATTTAAAGGTGGAGTATGTGCATAATGATTACCTCCAGTTTTTAGTAGAGACAGGTGTTATAGGACTCAGTCTCTGTTTGCTGTTTTTGACATTAATCACCTTTAAACAGTATACTCTCGTTGCCTTGTCACATGATCGTTTGCAGAAGATGTTTGTGCGTGCGGGTATGGTTTCATTTTTAGGGTTTTGTATTTATGCAATGATTGATTTTCCTTTTCAGATGTACGGGTTATTAATGTCTTTGGCAGTCATTATTCCTATTACTTTTTTTAAGGATAAACAATACTTGGAGGATATATAA
- a CDS encoding glycosyltransferase family 4 protein, with the protein MGGMENASLILASFLKKNGHTPIVLTMSEAGALSTPPELQGVTIIRKPSLLRIFIESLRADSVIINGGSSLRAEAGCFFARKKPLIIHQMAVPVVRIVGGKLIRSLNFLRVFFSRRAYHLCVSHAVKKVVNIHDAHVCFNPIPEFFFKDNSPITSQTKKNDFLFIGRLYRYKGIYQFIEALGHLHFDGVDFQATICGKGEEESKIRSLIIDKKMEHKVNLITGLYGQELMQLYSSSRFLVLVPYGHLEGCPLVIGEAFSQGLPVIGSDQEAIIECIDDAGWVVSQNNVQELTLKLHEALMLESKDYSSISSLATKRALLFHPDHFCKSVINLLSEQIHV; encoded by the coding sequence ATGGGCGGAATGGAGAATGCTTCCTTAATATTGGCATCATTCCTTAAAAAAAATGGTCATACTCCCATTGTTCTCACGATGTCGGAAGCTGGTGCCTTATCTACCCCACCAGAACTCCAAGGGGTCACGATTATCCGTAAGCCCTCATTACTCCGGATTTTTATAGAATCTTTACGGGCAGATTCGGTAATAATCAATGGGGGATCGAGTTTAAGGGCTGAAGCAGGATGCTTTTTTGCTAGAAAAAAACCGCTGATCATCCATCAGATGGCTGTTCCTGTAGTGAGAATTGTGGGTGGAAAGTTGATAAGAAGTCTCAATTTTCTGAGGGTGTTTTTTTCGCGTCGGGCCTACCACCTTTGCGTGAGTCATGCTGTTAAGAAAGTTGTGAATATCCATGATGCACATGTTTGCTTTAATCCGATCCCTGAGTTTTTCTTCAAGGATAATAGTCCAATAACCTCACAAACTAAAAAAAACGATTTTCTTTTTATAGGAAGACTTTACCGGTACAAGGGTATCTATCAATTTATAGAGGCATTAGGACATTTACATTTTGATGGGGTCGACTTTCAAGCGACAATCTGCGGGAAAGGTGAAGAAGAGTCAAAAATCAGGAGCCTGATCATAGATAAAAAAATGGAGCATAAAGTGAATCTCATTACCGGGCTATATGGTCAAGAGCTGATGCAGTTATATTCTTCTTCTCGTTTTCTGGTTTTAGTACCCTATGGGCATCTGGAAGGATGCCCCTTGGTGATTGGAGAAGCATTTTCCCAAGGGTTGCCCGTCATCGGATCAGATCAAGAGGCGATTATTGAATGCATTGATGATGCGGGCTGGGTGGTTTCCCAGAATAATGTACAAGAGCTTACCCTAAAACTACATGAGGCGCTCATGTTAGAATCAAAGGATTATTCCTCTATTTCATCCCTTGCTACAAAAAGAGCCCTTCTTTTTCATCCAGACCATTTTTGTAAGTCTGTCATTAACCTTCTTTCAGAACAAATTCACGTATGA
- a CDS encoding type II toxin-antitoxin system VapC family toxin has translation MFLLDTCTFLWLGLDQESLSQKAKQLIETCQESLFISSISAFEIARKHSIGKLDLPVPPTEWIEGISEFYGIDTLPISLAIASRAATLPPFHKDPCDRMIIATAIENTMTIVTPDPMITKYDIKIAW, from the coding sequence ATGTTTTTACTCGATACCTGCACTTTCCTCTGGCTAGGGCTGGATCAGGAATCCCTTTCGCAAAAGGCCAAACAGCTAATAGAAACCTGTCAGGAGTCTTTGTTTATCTCCTCTATTTCAGCATTTGAAATTGCCCGGAAACATTCTATCGGAAAACTGGATTTACCCGTTCCGCCGACTGAGTGGATAGAGGGTATTTCTGAGTTTTATGGGATAGACACCTTGCCGATCAGTCTCGCTATTGCTAGTAGGGCAGCGACACTTCCTCCGTTTCATAAAGACCCCTGTGACCGGATGATTATTGCTACAGCCATTGAGAATACAATGACGATTGTGACACCAGACCCCATGATTACCAAATATGATATTAAAATAGCGTGGTAA